aaaaataaagcaatAGATGAGAAAAGTTAATAAGAATTATGAAatgtatgtatatattatgattaaCATGATGATATAGTGGGATCTAGAGGAACAGTAATATCCCTATCACACATGTTAGCTTCAACACTTATGATCCCTTCTCCCTGCAACATAATCAacataaatatgtatatattgCCAACAAATGAATTATATCATTTCATAATAATTTTGATGTATTTAAATTATTACCTTTGCAATGTTTCTAAAATATGTAGTTGTATGATTTCCAGAAGGGAATAAAGCTTCAATAATATCTCCTAAAACCAATTGAGGTTGAGACACTGCTCCATCATACcaatcttcaaaaaaaaaattgaataatttaaaatagtcataacattaacaataataataaaataaagggaAGTTACCAAGAACAGTTGAGTTGTGAAGTCTTTTATCATATCTCCATAAGCTTTGATTAGAGAGAAATGCAAAACAAGAATGATCTTCAACATTCACATTTTGTAGAAATGTTGATTGATTATAGTTAGCTGGATCAATGGTGTATGTTTCATCTATCACTACGTCCACCGTCTgatcaaaatatatatgtattaaaattaaaatagtgcaattacTACAACATTAGTTAAGTTATAAGTAAAATTACTTACACAAAGAATAGCATGTAAATCTTCCAAGTCATCAGGATTTGAGACATTATAAGTGATTTTGTTGATAGAGTTGTCAATATTTTCTCCACCTGCATCTTCCACATACTGTTTCCATATGTGTTTAAACcttatcattctttattttttatacagaaaaaaatttatatatatcatGTACCTTTAACTTGAATGTCTCTTTTGTAAAAGACCACACCccctgaaaataaataaatgaataaaaataaataaataaagtaacTAAAAAAGTACatctatatataaatatataatgagTTTAATTAGGACGAAACTTGCAATTTTGAAGTCAATTTAACTAATTTTTATTAGACtctattatttaaaatatttaaaatttatttctcaaaaataacaaaatatacgTTTTTCTTCATACGATATCTTGTTTGATAAAAATCGAGCTATTAATCCAAGCATTCCAAATTTACATCTGAATTAGACTCCAGAAGTAATTATATCCAAATTTCGAAAGCATGGTTTATTTTGAAGATTGAATTACTATACTATACTAtactatatatttaaataaatgttGTTTCTTACTGACGTTATAATATTGCATCCAAGCTACTATCGGTTTGAAGGATGATTTTCTATTTGCAGCCAACTTAGACAGACATAAATAGTTGTCCTTCACCTGCAAAACATTCATTAACATCTCACTCAAATTAGGGAaattaacaacaataacaacaataataataaattatggtttgccattttttgtaaGTTGATAAATGTGATCAAATGTTATATTCTTTGTTTATAAAATCATATGCTTTGACTCTAGTAAAAACTAAAACATAACAATTACCATTAGAGTTTACTAATATAACAAATGACATGTAATTAAGTGAACATAACACACCAACAAAACATGTCTCACATTGGCAAAATAACACagactgcaaaaaaaaaaaaatcttttttcttttatgataACGAAAGACACATTGtccattttgagaaaaaaaaacactacCCGTGATTTGCTAAAACACAATAAAACAatagttatttaattaatttagttaattaCTTTGTCATAGATTTGATTTGCTCTGGTCTCAATGTTTGCATAAACTCCTAAGAACTTGATCCACTCTGCTCTCTGTAAATACAAAAttgtaataataaaatatgagaaaataaaattaatattatggaTAAACAAATAATTAGATTTGGCTGGCTAGATTAAGTAAGAAATATACCTGTAGAGGATTGTCTTCTCCAAAAGGAACAAAATTAGCAAAATTACAGGCTTGTGGTTGATCAGTATCACTAATAAAGTGGGCTGCAAATTGGTTAAATTGTTGAGGATCACTTCTACTATATATTTGAATTCCTCCATTTTCATACAACTTTAATGCACATTCAGAGGTCATTGAGCTTGTTGTAACGCCTTTCATATTCCCCAATATACCTAACAGCTGAGGATATAGACTAGAACTTATCAAATAATTTTTAGGAATAAGTAATTAATGATGAAAAAACACTATCAAAGGAAAAacttgtttttatatttaaatccATGTGGAGTCTGAGTTTGTAGCCTTGGATAAATTcgaagaaaaagtcgagtggctgTAAAATTTTTTGGAGGAAAATCCTATATGGCCAAAGCATATGTGCCTATAATTTGTATACATTGTGATAAACAAGCAACGATTAAGAGATCATAGAACACGATATATAATGGTAAATATCGACACATGCATCGTCGATATAACACTATTAGACAATTAATCTCAACGGGCGTTACCTCTGTTGATTTTTTTAGATCAAAGGATAATTCCGCAGAACTACTAACTAAAAAGCAAAACCGAGATCAAGTTGAAAAGGCATCGAAAGGAATGAGACTGAACCCCATTAGAATTTAAGGCGTTATATGAAGAAAACCCCTACTTTGTTGATTGGAGATCCCAAAATCGAGGTTCAAATGGACAAtctaattgcataaaccttaTGTGGTTAGTGTGGGGGTTCAACCCAAGTCCATTCCTATGATGTAAACAGTGATATAAAAACAAGAAAAGGTTAAGCTATGTTTTAATGATACATTATGCGTCAGAATTCTGAGCAATACAAATCACCTATATGAGAGTGAAGTGGGGTCGTTTCGAAAGAGACTAATGCGAGTTAGCTCTGTAAAATTCTTGTAGAATCAGAAGATCTTCATGATTATAACGAAGATAACCATGCGAACCAATATCGTCTTATATTGATACATGTATGGAGTATATCATCATTTACACAAAGAGCAGAATAGTTCAAGGGCATCACCCTTATTTGTTGACATAGCATGAAGTGTATTCATGTAGAAATTTGACTTTATGGTGCCATACCAATTTTGAAATCTGCCCAAATCATAAAATAAGGGTGTCGAAAATCCAAAATTAAGAAGTTTAAATTTATGGTGCCAAACgacaaaatttgaaaaatttagTGTGTAGTTATATGTTGtgcctaatattttttttgagtaGCCTTGAACAATTAAATTATTTCATGATGAACTATATCCTAATCCTGGATACTATAAGAACATTGTGTCTCCAAAACCTACGTTCTAGAAGTAGATGCCTTGGGGAGGCTCATAAAAGATGGGAGTTAGTTCTTAGGTCCACATTCCATAGGACCCTACATACATCCATGGTATACTAGATATTCGATGGGCCCTCTTGTAGGTAACCTTAGACCCGGTCATTATCCTTATTTTCACCATTTTTCCATGGACATGATATGATCAGATGCATCTTAGGAATCCTCCGTATCATAGGAAATTTCTACATCTCTAGGAGTTGCTGCATATCATGGATTCACAGCTCAAACCAGCTCATCAGTTCTAGATCAAAATGCTCGTGAGGTGTGGGGATAAATAAGTATCTTCGAATTTACAAAGGTATGAAGTCATTATGAATCAACCTTTGCTTACAAACCAAGATTCTCCCTTCGCTGCAGATATACTCAATTGGCCAAGGGACATGAAGCTCAAATCACCAAGCTTACCAAAGTATAGAGGGGATACAAATCCCACCGTTCATGTGAGGAACACAAAAAGATAATGGATGTATGCGGAGCCAATGAGGTATCATTGTGTCGAATCTTTTCAACCAGCTTAATTGGACCTGCACCTTACTAGTTCGAATCCCTAGATGCAAGATGGATACATAGTTATGAGCAATTGAAGAACAAGTTTTATACCAAGTTTATGGCATCCATACCCCAGCCATCACTTGTCAAACTCTATATGATCTTTATTAGAAACTAGATAAATCCTTGAATGATTGGTTGGATAAGTTCAACAAGACTTTTTTTGAACATAAGAAAAGTGGATTTCGTAATGGCCTTATAGGCTATGACCAAAAATACAACCTGTGCACAACTCGTGGAAGAATTTGTCCTAGGGAAGCCTATGAATCTAAGAACATTGATGGAAAAGGTGAAGATGGTAATTGAGCTGGATGAATTAGATTTGAATACTAACAAATAGAGAGAAGTGATAAGGAACATAGAGGATATATTGCACAAATGAATCCTCACAAAAAGCTAAGAAGCTAGAAAAAGAACGGTATGAATCCTAGCTTATGATGGAGAGATCCAGGAAAGAAGTTCTCCTATGGATTGAGAAGAGTTTGAGTAAGAGGGACATCAAATATCTCAATCAAAAGATATGAGAACACTATGGCAAGAATATGAAGACCTATTTTCAATGTCATTTGAT
The DNA window shown above is from Euphorbia lathyris chromosome 1, ddEupLath1.1, whole genome shotgun sequence and carries:
- the LOC136203261 gene encoding uncharacterized protein, which produces MKTQLVANTAFFLLRAMSGCCWVKTLMLLCSVAILEGGNAGSVKVGNISKIEDAVNFHLYYGQTFKVIKNVVDAKSYLLIQNDSRMATRTKYCTSRIRSFVIPLSNYSADTYFFPVSFFELLGILGNMKGVTTSSMTSECALKLYENGGIQIYSRSDPQQFNQFAAHFISDTDQPQACNFANFVPFGEDNPLQRAEWIKFLGVYANIETRANQIYDKVKDNYLCLSKLAANRKSSFKPIVAWMQYYNGVWSFTKETFKLKYVEDAGGENIDNSINKITYNVSNPDDLEDLHAILCTVDVVIDETYTIDPANYNQSTFLQNVNVEDHSCFAFLSNQSLWRYDKRLHNSTVLDWYDGAVSQPQLVLGDIIEALFPSGNHTTTYFRNIAKGEGIISVEANMCDRDITVPLDPTISSC